The region atatgttgagattcaccaagtgagaagactggtctttgacaatcactaaatgtgtccagtgcctttaaacgggAGGAGATCGCACTTGTTGTCACGACATTAATGAGATCTTATCATTGAAGCACTACGCAGAAAACATAGATAAATCAGACGAAGAGGCTATTTAAGTCCATACACACTAACACGATTAGGCTCGACTACCTTCCAGAATTTCTTGATAAACAATCTGTCATCAACTTGATTTTACGTtacggtgaaaaaaaaaaaaaaaaaaacacagaacaaCAACGATGCAGTTGAGTTCTGGCTGTTTTTCCTAAATTGGTGTATCGAGTGCTGGAGGGGGTGAGACTTCTTGCCAGTCGTTTGAAAAGGTGAACAAAGATGCGTaaacattgccttggatctgtcgagttggtcaaCGAAAAGCCTTTGAAatcttttgttatgaaatgcttattttgttttaaaggtagaatatatAATGTTCCACACAGGTATACCGCGAAATTGCATGGTcttccttatacgtcgtgaactacCACTGCACGCCATTGGagcaagtttttgactccataaaatggccgaccgagtTAGTTGGCGAAGTAAGTacacacaaattatttgtgttCGCTCCAAGCTAAGTTCAAACAAAACTTTCTCGCCATTTTCTACATTCATTTCCGCCCCATCCTTTCTCTTACTCGTTCTCATTAAGAATGACATCCATCCTTTCTCACTATACTCATTATAATACGCCCATCCTGCCCTTCTATTATCATAGTGTTATATGTATGTATTCATATAACTATAAAAGGCCCCGTgtgtaaaatgaaataaaacaaacagccTTGGTTGTCAAATAAACTACATCTTCCACTATTTAAAACCTTTATGTACATTTTCTACACAATACATGCGTCTTAGGTCGCACACAAATTATTACTTTAGGTGCAAAGGTGCGTCTGTGCAGTTGAATAATAATTACATGAAACATGAACTTCCGCTTTCCGCTACGATTGGTTTCTATTCTAAAAGTGCAACAGCTGAACTAAATGCAATCTTGACGGGTCGTCGTGAACGTTGTGGCAACGTCGTGACGACGTTTCGATAACGTCTTATAAAGACGTCTTGTCGGGCTTGATGACGAGGTCACTTCTCAAGAAACAATGTATTTCACGGCAACATTGCCAGAAGATCCTGCAATCAATTCTAAATTGTTCGGTTTTCTTTTGGGTAGTTATtccagatttttgttttttttaatgcagcGTATCCGAAAACACAGATGCCTGTTTGAGGTTGATTCACGAAACACAGACGACTGTCTGAGGTTGAGACCACTCTTAGAGTAAGAGAAAGAGAGTAGTACGTCAATGTGTTGATTGTCAGCTAGGCATGAGTTCTGATTCAGTGTAGGCATCTGACGTCATACTCTTAAGCCTCGTCTGCCTCAGACTAGCCTGCCTTCGCGCCCTACTAGACCCACAATGCAACGTTTCCCTCATCCGAGTCCGGAAGTTATCCGAGAGAAACGCGTAGAGGAATggattgagggcgctattcatgAAGTAAGCAAGATACGTGAAAGCCGTTAGTAGGGCACCAGGTACAGTCCTGTCATCGAAACCACCGAATAAACTCAAGACGAACACGAACTGCAGAGGGAACAGACAGACAGCGAAACACACTACCATGACGACCAGCAAACGGATGACTTTCCTCCGAGCAGCCATGACTGCCTCGGCGTTCCGTTTGCGCTTACTGGGTGtctttttaaaacacttttggGAGAGGGAGTGGCTGTTGCCACGGCCGTAGGCAGGCGATGGCTGACCGCTGTTAGGTgctggttcatatttcctgtgAATCTGCCGCTTATCCCCTCCTTCTGTCTTACTCCCAAGACGTGATTTGACGCCCCCTTGTGTCCTCCCTGGTGTAAGATGCTGAGGACTTGGAATCTCAGGTTCTGTATTTGTTTTATCAATGCACGGTGTGGACTCATCTGTGTTGTCAGTTATAATCACATTATTCAAGTTATCTGATCTTTTGTCTTCGTGATGGGAACCAACTCCATTAGACCCGTTCTCTGTGATCTTGATCTCGATTTTACTCGATTCTTCTGGTATCGGTTTATCGACATTGGAACTCAGTATCACGTCATTACACGGCTTCCAGAGCACTGTCGTTGTACTCGATTCCCGATCGTCGATTTCCACGAAGtttccattttcattttcatccGGCTCAAACACAAAAAACGGACCTATCATTTCGGGGGCGTTTCTGCTCTTCCTTGGTGTTGTTTCGCAGCTACTAGGGCGAAGTAATGCTTCATGTGGAGTGTCTTCATTGTCGCTGTTGTAAAGACAAGGAGTTTCCGGTGGTGGAGGCGACAACTGAGGACCGATGTGGATACGGAGGCCCTCGCGAAGGCCATCTACCGACAAAACTGGGGTTTTCTTGGTTTCTGTCAGACTCGATACAGCCTTGTTTCTTTTATAGGTAACTTTGAAACGTGATTTTGATTTCTCAGCGCCTTTGTGGCTCTCAACCGGCATTGATGCAGTCAGTGGGTTGCTTCCGCTTCTACTACGCGCCCATAAACCCTGCCCTATCTTAGTGTACAACACCAGCATGATCATTAATGGCAACACATAGCAGACGATCACCATTGCTATTCCCTGAGTTTGGGCGCCATTATCCAAAAAATTTCTTGATGGAGCGCAATACGTTTCATTGTCACGGTACGGGACCAGTTCGTAGAATACGAACACAGGAACGCTGAGTGTTATACTCAATAACCATATCACTATAACGACACCTATGAGGCGTTGCACTGTTAAAATCCGCTTCGTTTGAAATGGATACAAAATGGCGATGAACCGCTCCATCGATATCACCGTCAACATAAACACAGACGCTGTCGTCGTCATGGTGATAGCAGCCCGATGGGCCTTGCAGATGAAAACCCCCAATCTCCACGTATCCTGCGTGAACCACAAGAGAGTTGGGATCACGCAGCACAGCGTCACCAAGAGGTCAGAAACGGCCAGGTTCAGGAGGAAAAAGTTGGTGACGGTGTGCATACTGCGGTTGCGCACAATGACGAAGACGACTAGGACGTTTCCCGCCAAGCTGATGATGAAGACGGACACGAAGGTCGCTATGAGAATCTCCTTGACGGGACTCACGGTGTATAGATCAATTTCGCCGTCGTTGTCGACGTCAGTGTCGCTGTCGTTCATGACTGCGACCGATAGTCCTGGAAATAAAACGTacagttgaaaaataaaatgaaagagTGTAATTTTGttctacattttgtacattgttACGTATGCTACAATGTTCAACTGTTTTTGAAGTCTGGATGATCCTATTCGACGTATGTTGGTAACCTACAGTCCATTTCAATGGACATCTTGGTAACCTGCACGTTTTGATCGACATACTGGTACCGTGCTTGTTCCGATCGACATAACTGGTACAGCGCACGTTTTGATTGGCAAAGCTGGTACACATCGATTTGATCGACGTATTGGTTCACTGCACGTTTTGATCGACATACCTGGTACCCAACACTTGTTCTGATCGACAGGTTGGTACCCCCCGCTGCTTGTTATAGTCTTGCCCAAATCAACTGACAAcgggggcacgttgccaccttctcctggggctgaaacagtgtTACCGTATAATTGGCAACCAAAACAACCATGTGTTATCACTTCAGCTCACTTGGAAATAATTGCGAAATAAAAGACAAATACAATGTTCAGGGGTCTTACTTTAAAAGGTTGGATAAAACCTAGTGTAAACGGTGCCCTGTCCAATCTCGGTAAAGAACAAACAGAAATTCAGGtttcaaattttctcaaatattgtttttaataatcgGAGCAGAAAATTGTCTTAAGACAACTTTTCGAgaataaatatttggtttgcggtaacaccatgtgtgtatatacttgccaggtatatTATGTTCTTTAGAGAGCACGTCTTGCTTTATGTtccactaccgcggagtagatttttggaactCAAGAGACTCCTTTAATTCGTTGTATACATGCTGACATAATTTTACTCGTAAAAAAAACTagaacacctcagcaagtaatttttcaagggaagctttctatcatcactatcttcaaaccgtgtaaagtttaatgtattATCTGTGCACATTGCTTTGCGTCGTACACAAAAAAAGTACCCGAACCATTCCATTGAAACGGGAGCCCGCTTTAATAGGACCCAATGTTATCTGTTTACACAGTGAATGTCCAAAATTACATTCTGTGTACATCCAAATGCTGAGTGTATAGGTGAAACCCAATCTAGAACATTTACGGTAAGCACAGATGAGGTTTCAAGACTCAGGGGGCTGAACGCAAATAATATCTGTTTCGTAGGTTaagcatgccccccccccccattaaatTGGCTCATGGAAGGTGACACTGCATCTGGAGAATAAGTAGGTAGGTAGACCCACATTCATGTGAACAGAAGTGGAGCAACAGAATTACAGCTACCCTGTGAGAAGAACATGGAGGTTTCtaactaattttattttcaaaggaCGGAAATTCTATTGTGACATTTTTTATGACATCACGTCGGATGCATGGGTGAAGTTAATTGTTTTGATTAGCTGTCAGTGCCGTCATAAACTTCGTTAGGTACAAAACTACACTCATTTTGATGAAGTTACGAATGAATTAAGAAATATCGCTGTGTGCACCTTGTGTATAATAATGGGCAGACAGTTCTACATTTAAGGATAGGAGTAAAGAAGTCTGCAGGGGGCCGAAAGAAAGAACCCGCCCAGAAACAGGTCGAGTAGGGAAGGTTTCAAGTTGAAAATGCTTAGAATTAGACTTTAAGTTTGAACAACACCAAACAACAGAGTCAAGCACCCCCGaggacgatcagagcaaactgatcgaaatgttgagttgtcattTTTGTCAACCACCTGTTTTGTTCAGTCCAACACTTCTCATGGTGCTATcacaaacctttcttgattaaatagaaaatacaaaaactatttCAATAACACACCAATTTAAGGTGGTTGCATTCAAACATTTGATAAGCCACTTCGTCTTTTATATTTAGAAACGGGCAATGCATTTTCCTGGTACGATAATTGCTAGTCCCATCATCGCGTTGCGAGTCTGTTGTTGAGTGCACATGTGTATAATTGGAAAAAGAAATATATGACACACTTAACACAAAAAACACGATGCATCCAAGCAAACTGGCGGTTTGAAGACTTAGAAATAGTGGCTTTTTTCTCTCCGACTTTTTTAATTTCGTCTCgccacagaaaaaaaaaaaaatcaattatctGAAAGCCCACACGGAGTTTATTACATTTTGCTGAGCCTTTTCCAAGGCAAATATAATGCGTTGCAAGAGACTAACATGATTTCACACCTCCAATTCGGtgacaaaaacattaaaagtcCCAGGAGAGATATAAACAACTTTTAGTTTTCTATAATTTGATTACCAGGATTCTGTTTTTTAGTGGAGATTTGAAAGCATTAACACTTTCATGGAAGGATATTTTTCTGTCACGTCGTGAAAggctttttgtgaagttttatcCGTGTCTGTGCTTCTTCAGGCATGACATTAGAACTGAGTGGATAGAACACGAAGAATAACAAAAAATCGATAACTCAGAAATGTTTAAACCTGCAGTGTGAACACTCTACAGAAGGTGTAAATTGTAGGATACGTGGATGCCATCTCAAGAACGCCGGGTGTATTCGAAAACAACATAAAGTCCCCTTGATCTTGAGGTATAGATAAACGAGCGATAGGATAAGGGTGAATCAGAGGGCAGCAATGTAAGTGTTATTGAGAGACACACACGACACACACACAATACTTAAAACATGACAGATGAAACAAGGAAGGTGACACTAGTCTTcagatggtgtatctcagcatatgcataaaataacaaacctgtgaaaatttgagctcaatcggtcatcgaacttgcaagataataatgaaagaaaaaacacccctgtcacacgaagttgtgtgcgtttagatggttgatttcgagacctcaagttctaaatctgaggtctcgaaatcaaattcgtgaaaaatttcttctttctccaaaactatggcatttcagagggagccgtttctcacattatttcataccatcaacctctccccattactcgtcaccaagaaaggtttttatgctaataaagattttgagtatttaccaatagtgtccactgcctttaaaggcactgtggacactattggtaagtcttcaaattaattttgagcataacaaactacttggtaacgagtaatggagagagctgtGTAGCACCACCGGTGTTAAAACACAGTTCTAACACTGTTCTCGAAGAGGGCctggcaaaaacaaaacaaaacacaatacgACAGAAAAGGGAGAAGAACAAAATTGATGACAAATCAAATACCATGTGAAGCGACAGCAGCAATCTGTTGTGTTGAATTGGAAACTGAACAAAGCAAGGAGCACGGATAATGCAATGGAACTGGTCTGAGAGGTGAAAAACACTAATCCGGATTCCGTTCACAAGGGATTTAATTAAACGATTGTCATCAAATGGAAACTGGTTTGAGAGGTGAACAACATTAATTAGTACACAGGGGATATAATTAAACAATTGCCATGAAATGGAACTGGTTTGAGAGGTGAAAAACATTAATCAGTACACAAGGGAGTAACGATTCGCACATACAATTGTTTGCCATAACGATAGTTAAAACTATCGGGAGACCACTTAAAATGATTTTCTAACATTAtggttgttattaatttttatataacacccaagccgatccttgccatttgattggaggattgtccgtcacgtgatagcaaataaaagtaccattgcacgctgagtcactcgccgtgcttttttgttccatccgaaaagtaccattgcacgctggcacgctgccagcgtgcaatggtacttttcggatggaacgaaaaagctgagtaaaaacatcactgcgtgcgcgtgtctttggtaacgcagcaggtgttactgcaagaaggcatagtaaaattactagcattcggcttctacagttgaaattgtttgttttgaaagttgtttctttcaatcaaaatgacaaagttctacgtggatgttatataaaacaaataatgaatgtttttcattcgtgcaatggtgcgaatatgttcattcgttgaaagctggaatgttccattcaactcggctccgcctcgttgaacagaacattccatctttcaactcatgaacatattcgcaccattgcactcataaacattcattatgtgtataaaaTTGAACAACAGGTTCCAAACACTTCATTTCCTGTGTGGATTATCCAAAATCCCTGTTCTCTACCCTcatcattaaagccattggaccttttcggtacagaaaaaaacaaaaaaaggtcacagatttacaaataatttacagggtttacagaaggtaatggtgaaagacttctcttgaaatattagtccatgaaatgctttactttttgagaaaacggtaaaacaatataaattctcgttagcgagaattacgcatttattttaaacacatgtcatgacacggcgaaacgcgcggaaacaagagtaggttttcccattattttctctcgactccgatgaccgattgagcctaatttttcacaggtttgttgttttatatataagttgtgatacacgaagtgtgggacttggacaatactgtttaccgaaagcgtATAATGGCTTTCAACTGTGtcagtttaaagtaaatctgttgGCATTGCGTTCTGTGTCCTACAACACGTATCCATACCCTTTAAACGAGCACTCTGCTAATAGGGTTTTAAACGCGAGCCCTCAACGTCTCAAGTAGAAACTGGATAGTTCTTGGTCTTGTTTCTTGAATAGATTATGTCTCCTTCAGCGTTAAACTGTTTAAATCATTTATATGGAGAACGGCAACTTAGAAACGAAGATGATCACGAAAGATGTGGAATGGTGCCCCGTGTCAAGGAAATGTTAACTGTGAGTGATTAGGATCTTACAGTGACGTGCTACATCTAATAATCATTTCGTATATCATAGTTGTCACGTTTGGGGATTTATGGTTTGGGCTACACGCAACAGTCACAATTAATTTCAGGAAAAGTACAACAGCCGCGCACTACttaaaacagtttaaaatgtGTTCGGTTGTCTGCCTAATGCCCACCTGGTGTGTCTTACAATCATGCAGGGGCACAAGCCGAGGGTTGAATCAGGAGTTGTCTTAAAAGGGAACCAACCTGTAACCAAAATGGCCTAGTTTTAAAGCccttggacactttcggtaaacagtattgtccaaggcccacacttcgtgcatcacaacttctatataaaatatcaaacctgtgaaaatttaggctcaatcggtcatcggagtcgggagaaaataacgggaaaaacccacccttgtttccgcacgtttcctcgtgtcatgacatgtgtttaaaataaatccgtaattctcgctatcgagaatttatattgttttaaagttttctcaaaaagtaaagcatttcatggaataatatttcaagagaagtctttcaccaataccttctgtaaaccctgtaagttgtttgtaaatctgtgattttttttgcaccaaaagtgtataatggctttaaccgctGTTGTCGACGTATGCAAAGAGCATTATGCATACGCCCTCAAATTTCCATTTCAGAAAACAAACGACCCGAACTTTGAATGCGTTGAAATACGTTTgtaggtttgaaaaaaaaaaaaaaaaaaaaaaaaaaaaactacagcttGACGCACGAATGATATGGATCGTGCTGCCCACACCAAGAGCAATCAATCCTAAAAATACACAGGAATTATGCCTTGCACATTATACTAAACGGTAAATATATAAATGTTAACCAATTCGGCACAGTTAGGTCTTATCAAACTGTTTCCAGCCCACATACTAAATGGGCTTTATACAGTTACATTGTTAACAACATATCTATTGGCCCATGACAAGAAATTGTCGATGTTAAGCtgaataacaacaacaactacaaacaaacaaaaacacttttaaagttTTTACAAAACTGTACTATATAGAACATAGCCTCGTAACTTATAGAACAATTTCGCAGACGTCTAAAAGCAATCTGCAAAAACGAAACTGCACACGTAGTCCGCGCTCTACGGAATAACATTTTAACCCCACAGGGAAGCAAATCCTTCATTTTTAGCTTTAAATTGCCTCATAGTTAGATGGACAATACATCCGATACATGGAACATGATTGTGAACACCGACATAAATGACATATTATGGCCTTGCTGCAATTATCCCTATAGAATAGTTACTTCATTTGCTTCAATATGATAGAATACTCTAACGCAATTGACATCTAGGAAGCTTGTGGGAAAAATAGGCAACTGGACCAAAAAAACATGGCCACAACAACGAGACAATCAAAAGGGAGATTACGCTTGTTAACATCACGACTCAAAATAAGTAGGTAGGAAATCAGGTTACCGTTCCACAGGGAGGAAGTACACGGGAAGAAAGAGCCGGAAACAGGTTGCGAGAGAAGCGGGGTGTTACATATAGAAAAACTGACTTTCTAATTGTTTTACAATCGCAACCTTCGCATTTAAACATACCGCCTAGCTTCTATGACGCCTTCGCCTCACAAAACATGTAAGACCCGAATcagctttttctttttgtttgacaACGAGAACGTGCGAGTCCATTCTGATTACGTTTTAGCGTCACGGGATTTCGTTTTCCCCATTTTCTATAGCAAAGAATGGGGCATCCTTGAATCTAACTTCGTTTACTAAACAGTATTATACTTGTTTCTTCTTCCGAAGACGGAACCTGTGATTGCTTGTATTATTGTCAACACAGCCTAAAAGCTTACATTTGGTTCTGGATAATTGAGATGTCCTGCACGGCCGTTGACCGGGTCTGATTAACAAAGTACGTGTTATAATGCTCGTTTTGTAAATCGCTAAGAAAATAAATTGATCTTTGTGGCTCGAAGCGATATCATGCAGTCACAGTTCCAGTCGTATATCTCACGAACAGAGCACACTATTCGAGAGGTCAGGACGTATCTTACTTTTCATTTTATAACTTGTGGTGGATAACCTTGATGCCTACTGGTAACAGTAATCTGGTTTTATACATCGCGTGCTGGAGACAAATTCGATTCCCGTGGTTTGCAAATAGGTAACACAATCAGTGACATTATTCTTGAAACGGGGGTGCAATAATTACTAGCTTTCTGCCCCCCCTTCTGAAATTAACTTATCCCTAACCGTACCTGGGTTTAAGGGTATGACAGTCTGACTTGGtttgccggtgtcagatgcaattgtgtccgccatgcaatactgtccgctccggacacttttgcatatgcaatcgtgtccggcgCTATGCAAAGACCGTCCAGTGAACATGCACATGACTGTAcggtatgtgcgcgcgtaagcgggTGTGCATCCACTGAACCTACGtctatgcagcatgaatattcacgttttttatgattgcagcgaatacccaacggccgaacatttcccatgtcattcatgacatgcacttggcTTGtgaaatggcgaacgtgttccgtcgaccaagggcgtttaacttactgcaaggacggttttgcacgggggcggacaaaGCTGCATATGCAAATAATGTCCGCGCGGACACACTTGCactatgcagcagcgtccgggcggacaccattgcatatgcaaaccgtccagcggacattattgcatatacaataatgtcctccggatagtattgcatagaggacacaattgcatgcgacaccggcagaTCACATAATTATTCGCACGATTTGGATCCAAAGAGACGTGTGGTTTAGTTTGCttcaacattttaatttattgcTTGGTTTATATCAGAAGAGAAAGTTTTACAGCCTTCAGAAGGCTTAACTCGGTCACATTTTCCTTATATTAAGAATAgttaaacaacatttaaattaaaacaaattacacaatttAAGATTACCGAAAATAGTTGCTTGGACggaaaggtaaaaaaaaaaaaaaaaaaaaatctaatttttgCGCCAGGCTCACACGGTAACAAAAATTCTTGTTATTAGGCCTACGTGAGAGTTCCCCTTTAAACTGTATCCAACCTCGATTTGACGCGTGTCAATCTAGGGATTTACATATTTGACGGTTACACATCGATCGTAGTTCAAACCCAGTAATCAGCCACGTGGAGAACACTCTACAACGATCAAGCACAACTTATTGCTGAAGCTCACTGGCGTCATTACTAATGCCAGAAAGTAGGACAAACAAACCAATATTGACTTTGAAAGACACAATTTAGTGGCTCAGTTTTTCTTCATTATGATAATTCTTGCCATGAGAGCTCGCACACTTGATACTTGATGCAAGCACACTGttcttattaaagacactggacactattggtaattcattgtcaaagaccagtcttctcactttgtgtatctcaacatatgcataaaataacaaacctgtgattttttttaagctcaattggtcgtcgaagttgcgcgatattaatgaaagaaaaaacacccttgtcacacaaagttgtgtgctttcagacgcttgatttcgagacttcaatcttattctgaggtctcgaaatcaaattatgtTGCAGCGATAGCATGAAATGATAACAACGTCGAGACTCAAACTACCTGTAACCATGGAGGAGTCGCTTCCTTCCTCCGTGCTTAAACATTGAATATATTTGCTTTGGTTTAATGCCAAATACACCGCAGAAAAACAGCTTTTATCCGGCTTACTCGTGTTATTTCAATCTAAAAAACCCAGACCGTGATTTATGAGGCTTTTCGCAGAATCCCAAAAGACTGGTTTACGTAATTATATCGGAATATTATTCCCATGTATCATCAGATTATTTTTTGGGCTAAACTCCAAATTCTCCCGTGTTTAGCCAAGCAGGTGATTTTCTCCATGCGGGGGATTAATCGAGAAATATGACAGTTCTTGGGGATATTATCTTGTTGGCACCGATCCTTGTTCCCAGGGCAATGCTTCGTCAAGCTACCCCTGGCTTTTATGCATCCACACGACCGATGTTAACCTAGGATGACCACCCCTCCCCAAAACCCAGCGGCAtgataacttaaaggcactgtcacttttggtaattactcaacattaatgttagcataaaaacttacatggtagcgagcaatggagatagtataacaaattgtgggaaacggctccccctgaagtaatcacgctgtttttgagaaagaggtaatttctcactcaaataataaattacttcatgtaaagccttttattatgcatctgaaaagcaTACACAGTAATGTAACaaggggtatttttttttcttgctttgAAACTTCTTGTAAATTCGATGACacattgagtccaaattttcacaaacttGTTATTTTGAACATAAATGCATATTGAGATACAACGAGATTAATGGTCTcgataccaaaggtgtccagtgcatttaaagcaTACGCCAATCGGTTCTAAATACTGTTAATATCGGTCCGTAACCATGAGTAATCAATAGCTGGGGAGGTCGGTTAGTCTCCCCCTGTGT is a window of Asterias rubens chromosome 21, eAstRub1.3, whole genome shotgun sequence DNA encoding:
- the LOC117304285 gene encoding trissin receptor-like, giving the protein MDVDISKEGLSVAVMNDSDTDVDNDGEIDLYTVSPVKEILIATFVSVFIISLAGNVLVVFVIVRNRSMHTVTNFFLLNLAVSDLLVTLCCVIPTLLWFTQDTWRLGVFICKAHRAAITMTTTASVFMLTVISMERFIAILYPFQTKRILTVQRLIGVVIVIWLLSITLSVPVFVFYELVPYRDNETYCAPSRNFLDNGAQTQGIAMVIVCYVLPLMIMLVLYTKIGQGLWARSRSGSNPLTASMPVESHKGAEKSKSRFKVTYKRNKAVSSLTETKKTPVLSVDGLREGLRIHIGPQLSPPPPETPCLYNSDNEDTPHEALLRPSSCETTPRKSRNAPEMIGPFFVFEPDENENGNFVEIDDRESSTTTVLWKPCNDVILSSNVDKPIPEESSKIEIKITENGSNGVGSHHEDKRSDNLNNVIITDNTDESTPCIDKTNTEPEIPSPQHLTPGRTQGGVKSRLGSKTEGGDKRQIHRKYEPAPNSGQPSPAYGRGNSHSLSQKCFKKTPSKRKRNAEAVMAARRKVIRLLVVMVVCFAVCLFPLQFVFVLSLFGGFDDRTVPGALLTAFTYLAYFMNSALNPFLYAFLSDNFRTRMRETLHCGSSRARRQASLRQTRLKSMTSDAYTESELMPS